The Cottoperca gobio chromosome 6, fCotGob3.1, whole genome shotgun sequence genome has a segment encoding these proteins:
- the chst6 gene encoding carbohydrate sulfotransferase 6 — translation MPRCRVNLSTMIFLVILQGAAVVLFCGWYVQLSPCGSAPSNGKVHVLLLSSWRSGSSFVGQVFSQHPSVFYLMEPAWHVWTKLQKSGARALRMSVRDLLRSVFQCDLSVMEAYLPEHHNVSSLFMWSHSRALCSPPACALTPRNQLSNQTLCFQKCDAMGLQGVEEACGTYSHVVLKEVRIFELESLYPLLQDPSLDLRIIHLVRDPRAVVRSREDSAKAFVSDNTVVLEQRSIPAAEVQYQAMQEICRSHVRINERAILKPPAFLKGRYKMVRYEDVASNPLGEITAMYDFVGLEMTTQLEEWIYRVTHGKGKGSKKEAFKITSRNAADVSQAWRTMLPHNKVKRIQEVCKGAMSLLGYRTVNSEKEQKRLDIDLLVPQEPYQFSWLPSKTEHPSNA, via the coding sequence ATGCCCCGCTGCAGAGTGAACCTCAGCACCATGATTTTCCTGGTGATCCTGCAGGGGGCAGCAGTGGTGCTGTTCTGCGGCTGGTACGTCCAGCTCAGCCCCTGCGGCTCTGCCCCCTCCAATGGCAAAGTTCACGTTCTGCTGCTGTCATCGTGGCGATCAGGCTCGTCCTTCGTGGGTCAGGTGTTCAGTCAGCACCCATCTGTCTTCTATCTTATGGAGCCAGCTTGGCATGTGTGGACCAAACTGCAGAAATCTGGTGCGCGGGCACTCCGCATGTCTGTGAGGGATCTATTACGGAGTGTATTCCAGTGCGACTTGTCTGTGATGGAGGCCTACCTGCCAGAGCACCACAATGTGTCCTCCTTGTTTATGTGGAGTCACAGTAGAGCCCTGTGCTCACCACCGGCCTGTGCTCTCACGCCACGCAACCAGTTAAGCAACCAGACTCTGTGCTTCCAGAAGTGTGATGCTATGGGCCTGCAGGGGGTGGAGGAGGCCTGTGGCACTTACAGTCACGTGGTACTAAAAGAGGTGAGAATCTTTGAACTAGAATCCCTCTACCCGCTCCTGCAGGATCCAAGCCTAGATCTCCGCATCATCCACCTGGTCCGAGACCCTCGAGCTGTGGTGCGGTCCAGAGAGGATTCGGCCAAAGCCTTCGTGAGTGATAACACTGTCGTCTTGGAGCAGAGAAGCATCCCAGCAGCAGAAGTGCAGTATCAAGCCATGCAGGAGATCTGTCGTAGCCATGTGCGCATCAATGAGAGGGCCATCCTAAAGCCCCCTGCATTTCTAAAAGGCCGCTACAAAATGGTCCGCTATGAGGATGTGGCAAGCAACCCACTTGGGGAGATAACGGCCATGTATGACTTTGTTGGCCTGGAGATGACAACACAGTTGGAAGAATGGATCTACAGGGTGACTCACGGAAAAGGCAAAGGCTCCAAGAAAGAGGCCTTCAAAATCACATCAAGAAATGCTGCTGATGTCTCCCAGGCTTGGCGTACCATGCTGCCCCACAACAAGGTCAAACGTATCCAGGAAGTGTGTAAAGGGGCCATGTCATTGCTCGGGTACAGGACGGTTAACAGTGAAAAAGAGCAGAAGAGACTTGACATAGATCTACTAGTGCCACAGGAACCGTATCAGTTCAGCTGGTTGCCATCTAAAACTGAGCACCCTAGTAATGCTTAA